The Actinomyces faecalis genome includes the window TGGTCCACCAACCCCGCCACGCAGATCACCTGGGGACTGGGCTACATCTCCGGACGCTACGGCAACCCGTGCGGGGCGTGGGCCCACTCCCAGAGCGTCGGCTGGTACTGAGTCCTCTGCTCCTGGGTGCCGGCGAGCGGGGCTCAGCGGTCCCGGGCTCGGGCTGACCTCACGCGGCGAGCTCGCAGGTAGGTGCATGGGTGCGCGCCCTGGGACTGCACGCTCAAGGCCGTACCGCACACTCGCGACGCAGGACGAGGGGGCGAGTACAGCCAGAGGCCGGGGCTGAGCGTGAGAAGCCTCATTGTGCGCGCCGTGATCTTTTCGTTACCGTGATGGCTCCCGACGAAAGGACGGTTCTCATCGTGGGACACCGCACCTCAGCTGAGAGCATGGACGCCCACCGTGCCGAGCAGGATCACCTGGGCGCCCACGGTCGTGGCGAGGCCAGTGACCGTCACGTGCTGCGCCGCTCCCTCGTGCGAGCAGGTGCGGTCGCCAGCGCGCTCGCGATCGCGGTCAGCGGTGGTGCCTACGCGGCCGTCCAGGCCGCCGGCCCCGACGTCCCTCCCCTGGAGGCCGCACGAGCCAGCATCGTCGGGATCGGGGCCGCGCCAGGCAGCGCCGACGACGGTCAGGAGACCACCGCCCCGGTCGGCCTCATGGTGCCAGGCGCCCGGACCACGGTGTCGACCGTGACCGAGGACTCGGAGCAGGCCTACGAGACCGTCCGCCAGGAGACCGATTCTCTTCCTCAGGGCGAGACGCAGGTCAGGACCGCCGGCACCAACGGCGTGGTCCGCACGACCTACCAGGTCACGGCGGTGGGCGGGCAGGAGGCGTCCCGTGAGGTCCTGTCCCAGGTGACGGTCACGCCCGCCACCCAGGAGGTCGTCCTCGTGGGCACCGGATCGGCCGCCTCAGTCGCCGCCTCGGCCCTCTCAGGCTCGGCTGTCTCAGGCTCGGGCGACGCCGCCGTCTCCGGCGACGTGTGGGCGGCCCTGGCCCGGTGCGAGTCCGGCGGAAACCCTGCCATCAACACCGGCAACGGCTACTACGGCATGTACCAGTTCTCCCTGGGGACCTGGCAGTCCCTGGGCGGAACCGGCCTGCCCTCCGAGGCCAGCGCCGAGGAGCAGACCGCCATGGCCCAGAAGCTCCAGGCGCGTTCCGGCTGGGGCCAGTGGCCCGCCTGCACCTCACGCCTGGGTCTGCGCTGAGGCCGCAGGCCTGCGGGCGGGGCCGTTACGCTGGCCCCATGCCCGAACCCACCGTACCTGAGCCCGACGGCGCTGCCTCCGGTCTTCTCGGGCCTGCCGACGTCCGTGCGCTGAGCCAGGCCCTCGGGGTGCGCCCCACCAAGACCCTGGGACAGAACTTCGTCCACGACGCCGGGACCGTGCGCCGCATCGTGCGCGCCGCCGGTGTACGCAGCGGTGAGACGGTCCTGGAGGTCGGCCCGGGCCTGGGCTCGCTCACGCTGGCGATCCTGGAGGCCGGAGCCAGCGTCGTCGCCGTCGAGATCGACCCGCCGCTCGCCCAGGCCCTGCCCGTCACCGTCGGCCAGCGCATGCCGGAGGCGGCTGCGCGCCTGCGGGTCGTGGGTGCGGACGCCCTGACCATTGACGGCCCTGCCGCGCTCGGACTGGCCGACGGCGACCCGATGCCTACGCGACTGGTGGCCAACCTGCCCTACAACGTCGCCGTCCCCGTCCTGCTCACCCTGCTGGCCGCCCTGCCGAGCCTGGAGCTGGTCACCGTCATGGTGCAGGCTGAGGTCGCCGACCGTCTGGCTGCAGGCCCTGGCTCCAAGGTCTACGGCGTGCCCTCGGTCAAGGCCGCCTGGTACGCCTCCGCCCGCCGGACCATCACCATCGGCCGTACCGTCTTCTGGCCGGTTCCTAACGTCGACTCCGCGCTGGTCGAGCTCGTCCGCCGTGAGCCGCCGAGCACCCGTGCCAGCCGGGAGGCGGTCTTCGCCGTCGTCGACGCCGCCTTCGCCCAGCGTCGCAAGACCCTGCGTCAGGCTCTGGCCGCTCTCGCCGGGAGCCCCCAGGCGGCTGAGGCCGCCGTCCGGGCGGCCGGCATCGACCCGACCCGACGCGGCGAGACGCTCGACGTCCAGGACTTCGCCGCCCTCGCCGAGGCCCTTGAGGACCACGGCGCTGTCAGCCCCCACGAGGAGGCCACCCGATGAGCCACCTGCGCGTCGTCCCTGGCGGCGCCCCGCGCGTTGCCGGGCCCAAGGCCGGATCAGCCGCGTCGGTGCGCGTCGAGGCCCCTGGCAAGGTCAATCTCTTCCTGTCCTGCGGCGCCCCGGGCGCAGACGGCTACCACCCGCTGACCACGGTCTTCCAGGCAGTCCGGCTCATCGAGACCGTCACCGCCCGCCGCCAGGCCGCCGACGCCCGCGGCGCGGTCACGCTCAGTCTGGCCGAGCCTGACGACGCCGTCCCTACCGACGAGCGCAACCTCGCCGTGCGCGCGGCCCGGCTCCTGGCCGAGGAGACCGGGGTCGAGGAGGGCGTGGACCTGCTCGTGCGCAAGCGCGTGCCGGTCGCCGGAGGGATGGCAGGAGGCTCTGCCGACGCCGCAGCCACCCTGCTGGCCTGCAACCACCTGTGGGGCACGGGCCTCGGCCTGGGCGCCCTCACGGAGCTCGCCTCCCGGCTCGGGGCGGACTGCGCCTTCCCCCTCATCGGGTCCGCCGCCGTCGGACACGGCCGGGGAGACCGGCTGAGCCCTCTCATGACGCGCGGGACGTACCACTGGGTCTTCGCCGTCGCCCGCCAGGGACTGTCCACGCCTGAGGTCTTTGCCCGGCTGGACCAGATGCGCTCGCAGCACGAGGCCGCCGAGCCCGTTCCCACGCAGGAGGCAGAGGCCGTCGGGCACGGGACCAAGGAGGGCGGACGGACCACCCCTGCCCCGGTCCCGGAGGAGCTCACAGCCGCCCTGCGCAGCGGTGACGCCCGGGCACTGGCGGCCACCATGCACAACGACCTGCAGGCAGCAGCACTCGACCTGCGTCCCGAGCTCGCCGAGGTGATCGAGGTGGCGCAGGACGCCGGCGCGCTGCGCGCCATCGTCTCCGGCTCCGGCCCGACCGTCGCCGCCCTGGTCGAGGACACGGGCACCGCGATGCGTGTGTCCCGTGCGCTGACCGCGTGCGGGCTGGTGGCCGGCACCGTGCGGGCTGATGCCCCGGTGGCGGGCGCGAGGGTGGTGGGCTGATGGCGCACCTGCTCGGTCTGGAGTCCATCAGCGTCATGGTGGGCTCACGCGTCCTTCTTGACGACGTCACCCTCGGCATCGAGGACGGCACCCGTGTGGGCGTGCTCGGCCCCAACGGCGCGGGCAAGTCCACGCTGCTGTCGGTGCTGGCCGGTACCCGACCGGTCGACGGCGGACGCGTCACCCGCGCCGGCGACACCCGCGTGGCGATGCTCACCCAGGCTGACGACTTCGCCCCCGGTGCCACGGTGCGTCAGGCGGTCCACGGCCACGTGCCGGAGCACGTGTGGGCCTCGGACCCCGCCGTTCGCGACGTGCACGCCGGGCTGCTGGCCGACCTCGACCTGGACGCCGAGGTCGCGCGCCTCTCCGGCGGCCAGCGCCGCCGGGTCGCGCTCGCGGCCGTGCTCACCGCTCCCAGCGACGTCATCATCCTGGACGAGCCGACCAACCACCTCGACGTCGAGGGCGTGGACTGGCTGGCCCGGCACCTGGGCGCGCGCTTCTCCGGGCGCCGCACCTCCACCGGCGCCCTGGTGACCGTCACCCACGACCGCTGGTTCCTCGACGCCATCTGCACCAACGTGTGGGAGGTCGTGCCGGGGGTCGATCCGGGGTACGGCCGCGCGCAGGTGCCTGGTCGCATCGAGACCTACGACGGCGGGTACGCCGCCTACGTCCTGGCGCGCGCCGAGCGAGCCAGGCAGGCCGCCGTCGCCGCGGAGAAGCGTGAGAACCTCCTGCGCAAGGAGCTGGCCTGGCTGCGCCGGGGCGCGCCCGCGCGCACCTCCAAGCCTCGGTTCCGTATCAACGCCGCCGAGGCGCTGATCGCCGACGTCCCGCCGCCGCGCGACAGCGTCGAGCTCATGGCCATGGCGACCGCGCGCCTGGGCAAGAAGGTGGTCGACCTGGAGGACGTCACCGTGCGCTACCCGCTGGAGGGTGGCGGCGAGCGTGAGGTCCTGCGCAAGGTCACCTGGCGCCTGGCTCCCGGGGAGCGCGTGGGCGTCGTCGGCGTCAACGGGGCCGGGAAGACCACGCTGCTGCGTCTGCTTGAGGGGGTCCAGGAGCCGGCCGAGGGGCGCGTCGTGCGCGGCAAGACCGTCAAGGTCGCCACGCTGTCCCAGTCCACCCACGAGCTCGACCCCCTGGCGGACATGCGCGTGGTCGAGGCGGTGGCGATGGTGGGCGAGCACGTGAGCGTGGGCGGCAAGGAGATGACCGCAGCACAGCTGGTTGAGCGCCTGGGCTTCACCCGCCAGCGGGCCTGGACGCGTGTAGGCGAGGTCTCCGGCGGCGAGCGCCGACGCCTGCAGCTGCTGCGCCTGCTCATGACCGAGCCCAACGTGCTGCTGCTGGACGAGCCCACCAACGACCTGGACACTGACACCCTCGCCGCGGTGGAGGACATCCTTGACTCCTTCCCCGGCACGCTCGTCGTGGTGTCCCACGACCGCTACCTTCTGGAGCGTGTCACCGACCACCAGGTCGCCCTCCTGGGGGACGGTGCGGTCCGTGACCTGCCCGGCGGCGTCGAGCAGTACCTCCATCTGCGCCGCGAGGCCGAGGGCTCCGCGGGTGCCGGTGCCCGCTCGGTCTCGGCCGCCGCGGGGGACGACGGCGTAGCGGACGGCTCCGGTGGGTCCGGGGCGAGCGGGCTGACGGGTGCTGAGCGCCGCGAGGCCCAGAAGAACCTGGCTCGTATCGAGCGCAAGATGGACAAGGCCGCCCAGGCGGTGGAGTCGCTGCACGCCAGGATGGAGCAGGTCTCCGCCGACCCTGCACGCGTGGGCGAGCTCGCCGGGCTCGGCCGCGAGCTGGCAGCCGCCGAGGCTGAGCAGGCCGAGCTGGAGGCGCAGTGGCTGGAGGCTGCCGAGGTGCTGGAGCAGGAAGCGGCGGGTTGAGGCTCTGGGCGAGGCTGGGGCGGCTACTGACCGGCGCTGGCGTCCTCGTCGGTGCCCTTCGCGCGCTCGCGCAGGTGGGGGCGAGGCTCCATGGCCTTCAGCCCGTTCCAGGCGAGGTTGACCATGTGCGCCGCCACCTCCTCCTTGCTCATGCGCTGGTTCTCCAGCCACCACCAGGCTGGTGAGGAGACGATGCCCACAAGCATCTGCGCGTACAGCGGTGCGGTGCGCGGGTCGAGGTCGTGGGCGGAGAACTGCTCGGCCAGGATCCCCGAGACCTGGATCGCGACGTCGGCCAGCAGCGTCGAGTAGGTCCCTGCCGCCCGGTCAGTGGAGGAGGACAGCAGCCGGAAGCCGTCGGGGGAGTCCTCGATGTAGGTCAGCAGCGCCAGTGCGGCGCGCTCGACCACGGCTGACGGCGGGGCCGGGGAGGACAGGGCCGCGGTGATGGTGGCGGAGATCATGCTCAGCTCACGGTCCACGATGACGGCGTACAGGCCCTCCTTGCCGCCGAAGTGCTCGTAGACCACGGGCTTGGAGACCTTGGCGCGGCTGGCGACCTCCTCGATGGAGGTACCGTCGAAGCCCTTCTCCGCAAACAGCCCGCGGGCGACGTCAATCAGCTGCTCACGCCTCTCGCTGGCACTCATCCGGGTCCGCTTGCTCGCCTTGGTCGACATAGCACCATCATGCCGTCTCCTGGGCGCGCTGCCGGCAGCGCGGGCATGAGAGGATGTGACGGCCTTGCCGTCCCGCGCCCGTACAGGCAGGATGGCGAGGTTGATCCGCCCTGGTGTAGTGGCAGCACGCAGGCCTTTGGAGCCTTGAGGCCCGGGTTCGAACCCTGGGGGCGGAGCGAGTACGGAGCCCAGGAGGGCGTCGTGGGCGGCATCCGCCCCGGCGTCGTAGAATGGCCCTGCACCGCGCCCCGACACGTCCGTGTCGATTCCCACACGCGTGGGGAGGCACGCTCACCAGCGAGAAGAGGATCCGTGGCACCCACTGCCCCCGCTGCCGTCATCGTCATGGCCGCCGGTCAGGGAACCCGCATGCGCTCAGCCACCCCGAAGGTCCTGCACCGCATCGGTGGGCGCAGCCTCGTGGACCACGCGGTCAGCGCCGCACGCGGTCTGGCGTCCGAGCGCCTCGTCGTGGTCGTACGTCACCAGCGTGACGCCGTCGTCGCCCACCTCGCCCAGGTCGCCCCGGACGCCGTCCCCGCGGACCAGGACGAGGTCCCCGGGACCGGACGTGCCGTGGCCTGCGCGCTGGCGGTGCTCCCGGCGGACCTGAGCGGCGCCGTCGTCGTGACCTCAGGGGACGTGCCGCTGCTGGACACCGCCACCTTGGAGGAGCTCGTCAGCCAGCACGTCAGCCGCGGTGACGCCGTGACCCTGCTGACCACCGAGCTGGAGGACCCCACCGGCTACGGCCGCGTCATCAGGGCCGCTGCCACCCGCTCGGACGCGGACCCGCTGGCCGTGGCCGCCGTCGTCGAGCACCGGGACGCCAGCCCGGAGCAGCGAGCCGTGCGTGAGATCAACGCCGGTGTCTACGTCTTCGACGCTGGCTTCCTGCGCCGCACCCTTGCCAGCCTCGGCACGGACAACGACCAGGGCGAGGTCTACCTCACCGACGTCGTCGCCGCTGCCTGGCAGGAGGGACGCTCCACCTCCGCGCTCACCGTGACCGACCACTGGCTCATCGAGGGCTGCAACGACCGCGCTCAGCTCGCCAGCCTCGGTGCGGAGCTCAACCGGCGCGTGCTGGCGCGGTGGATGGCTCAGGGGGTAGGTGTGGTGGACCCGTCCTCGACGTGGGTGGACGTGGACGCCACGCTGGCCCAGGACGTCGTTCTGGAGCCCGGCGTGCTCGTGCGAGGACGCACCCGCGTCGGCCAGGGCACCGTGGTCGGGGCATACTCCGTCCTTCAGGACGCCGACGTCCCGGCAGGCGCCGTCGTCGCGCCCCACAGCCAGCTTGACGGCAAGGAACCACAGACCTCAGCCGCCGTGGACCAGGCACGGCACTGATCGCGTGACAGGACACACCGCACGCAGGAACCAGGTCCCCAAGGGACTCGAGAGGGGTACTCGCTCATGACGGGCATCATCACCAGCGGCGAGAAGCGACTCGTCATCGTCTCGGGGCGCGCGCACCCCCAGCTGGCGGCTGACGTCGCGGCTGAGCTGGGGACGCAGGTGCTGTCCTCAACCTCCTACGACTTCGCCAACGGCGAGACCTACGTCCGCTTCAACGAGTCCGTGCGCGGCTGCGACGTCTTCGTCATGCAGTCCCACGGTGACCGCGTCAACGACTGGCTCATGGAACAGCTCATTATGGTCGATGCGCTCAAGCGCGCCTCGGCCAAGCGGATCAGCGTGGTGGCGCCCTTCTTCCCCTACGCCCGCCAGGACAAGAAGCACCTGGGGCGCGAGCCCATCAGCGCGCGACTGGTCGCGGACCTGTACAAGCAGGCCGGCGCAGACCGCCTCATGAGCGTGGACCTGCACACCAGCCAGGAGCAGGGCTTCTTCGACGGCCCCTGGGACCACCTGTGGGCCCAGCCGGTCCTCGTGGACTACATCCGTGGCCGGGTCGATCCCGCCAACACCACCGTGGTCTCCCCGGACGCCGGCCGTATCCGCGTGGCCGAGCGCTGGGCGAGCTCGCTGGGTGGCACCCCGCTGGCCTTCGTCCACAAGACGCGTGACATCACCCGCCCCAACGAGTCGGTGGCCAACCGTGTCGTCGGTGAGGTCGCGGGCCGCTCCTGCGTCCTGGTCGACGACATGATCGACACCGGTGGCACGATCGCCAAGGCGGTCAAGGTCCTGCTGGACTCCGGCGCTAAGGACGTCATCGTCGCGGCCACGCACGGTGTGCTCTCAGGCCCGGCTGTGGACCGCCTGTCGACCTCGGGGGCGCGCGAGGTCGTCATCACCGACACCCTGCCCATCGCGGAGGCCAAGCGCTTCAAGCAGCTGACGATCCTGCCGATCGCCCCGCTGCTGGCCCGCGCGATCCGGGCTGTCTTCGACGACGGATCGGTGACCTCCCTGTTCGACACCGCCGGGGTCTGAGGCATCGGACCTTTTCCGCTTGCTGCAGTGGGCACGCCTTGGGTCAGAGGGCCTCAGGCGTGCCCACCGGTGTCCCTTGTGCTCGGGGTGAGGGACTGTCCCCTCTGCGGCACCGATTAATCAAGATATCTTGCATATGTCATAAGTTCTTTCGGGTATGACCTATGAGACAGACGGGGACTAGAGTCCTATGCTGAGAGGGCATCATCCCTCCGTGAGATTGGTGAGACAATGACTCGTCTTAGCCGTCCTGTTGCTGTGCTCGGTGCAGCCCTGCTCACTGCCGTGTTCGCAGCACCCGCCGCCGCACAGACCACCGTGGACACCTACCCGGAAACTCCGTTGACCAATGCCGTTCTCCCGATTGTCCACACCTATCACCGCTCTGACCACATCAAGCCCAACATCCTGAACCCGCGTCCGGTGTGCAACTCTGCTGAGGACTATCGCACCACCGTCTACAAGGCTGCGCGCTCTTTCACTCCAGCGGGTACCGTCTCAACGACGAATGACACCGCAGCCACGATCCCGCTGACGCAGAACACCTCAAAGACTCACTCGGTCACCCTCACAGTCTCGGGAGACCTCACCCACTC containing:
- a CDS encoding resuscitation-promoting factor, with the protein product MAPDERTVLIVGHRTSAESMDAHRAEQDHLGAHGRGEASDRHVLRRSLVRAGAVASALAIAVSGGAYAAVQAAGPDVPPLEAARASIVGIGAAPGSADDGQETTAPVGLMVPGARTTVSTVTEDSEQAYETVRQETDSLPQGETQVRTAGTNGVVRTTYQVTAVGGQEASREVLSQVTVTPATQEVVLVGTGSAASVAASALSGSAVSGSGDAAVSGDVWAALARCESGGNPAINTGNGYYGMYQFSLGTWQSLGGTGLPSEASAEEQTAMAQKLQARSGWGQWPACTSRLGLR
- the rsmA gene encoding 16S rRNA (adenine(1518)-N(6)/adenine(1519)-N(6))-dimethyltransferase RsmA; the encoded protein is MPEPTVPEPDGAASGLLGPADVRALSQALGVRPTKTLGQNFVHDAGTVRRIVRAAGVRSGETVLEVGPGLGSLTLAILEAGASVVAVEIDPPLAQALPVTVGQRMPEAAARLRVVGADALTIDGPAALGLADGDPMPTRLVANLPYNVAVPVLLTLLAALPSLELVTVMVQAEVADRLAAGPGSKVYGVPSVKAAWYASARRTITIGRTVFWPVPNVDSALVELVRREPPSTRASREAVFAVVDAAFAQRRKTLRQALAALAGSPQAAEAAVRAAGIDPTRRGETLDVQDFAALAEALEDHGAVSPHEEATR
- a CDS encoding 4-(cytidine 5'-diphospho)-2-C-methyl-D-erythritol kinase — protein: MSHLRVVPGGAPRVAGPKAGSAASVRVEAPGKVNLFLSCGAPGADGYHPLTTVFQAVRLIETVTARRQAADARGAVTLSLAEPDDAVPTDERNLAVRAARLLAEETGVEEGVDLLVRKRVPVAGGMAGGSADAAATLLACNHLWGTGLGLGALTELASRLGADCAFPLIGSAAVGHGRGDRLSPLMTRGTYHWVFAVARQGLSTPEVFARLDQMRSQHEAAEPVPTQEAEAVGHGTKEGGRTTPAPVPEELTAALRSGDARALAATMHNDLQAAALDLRPELAEVIEVAQDAGALRAIVSGSGPTVAALVEDTGTAMRVSRALTACGLVAGTVRADAPVAGARVVG
- a CDS encoding ABC-F family ATP-binding cassette domain-containing protein, producing the protein MAHLLGLESISVMVGSRVLLDDVTLGIEDGTRVGVLGPNGAGKSTLLSVLAGTRPVDGGRVTRAGDTRVAMLTQADDFAPGATVRQAVHGHVPEHVWASDPAVRDVHAGLLADLDLDAEVARLSGGQRRRVALAAVLTAPSDVIILDEPTNHLDVEGVDWLARHLGARFSGRRTSTGALVTVTHDRWFLDAICTNVWEVVPGVDPGYGRAQVPGRIETYDGGYAAYVLARAERARQAAVAAEKRENLLRKELAWLRRGAPARTSKPRFRINAAEALIADVPPPRDSVELMAMATARLGKKVVDLEDVTVRYPLEGGGEREVLRKVTWRLAPGERVGVVGVNGAGKTTLLRLLEGVQEPAEGRVVRGKTVKVATLSQSTHELDPLADMRVVEAVAMVGEHVSVGGKEMTAAQLVERLGFTRQRAWTRVGEVSGGERRRLQLLRLLMTEPNVLLLDEPTNDLDTDTLAAVEDILDSFPGTLVVVSHDRYLLERVTDHQVALLGDGAVRDLPGGVEQYLHLRREAEGSAGAGARSVSAAAGDDGVADGSGGSGASGLTGAERREAQKNLARIERKMDKAAQAVESLHARMEQVSADPARVGELAGLGRELAAAEAEQAELEAQWLEAAEVLEQEAAG
- a CDS encoding TetR/AcrR family transcriptional regulator, with the protein product MSTKASKRTRMSASERREQLIDVARGLFAEKGFDGTSIEEVASRAKVSKPVVYEHFGGKEGLYAVIVDRELSMISATITAALSSPAPPSAVVERAALALLTYIEDSPDGFRLLSSSTDRAAGTYSTLLADVAIQVSGILAEQFSAHDLDPRTAPLYAQMLVGIVSSPAWWWLENQRMSKEEVAAHMVNLAWNGLKAMEPRPHLRERAKGTDEDASAGQ
- a CDS encoding bifunctional UDP-N-acetylglucosamine diphosphorylase/glucosamine-1-phosphate N-acetyltransferase GlmU, yielding MAPTAPAAVIVMAAGQGTRMRSATPKVLHRIGGRSLVDHAVSAARGLASERLVVVVRHQRDAVVAHLAQVAPDAVPADQDEVPGTGRAVACALAVLPADLSGAVVVTSGDVPLLDTATLEELVSQHVSRGDAVTLLTTELEDPTGYGRVIRAAATRSDADPLAVAAVVEHRDASPEQRAVREINAGVYVFDAGFLRRTLASLGTDNDQGEVYLTDVVAAAWQEGRSTSALTVTDHWLIEGCNDRAQLASLGAELNRRVLARWMAQGVGVVDPSSTWVDVDATLAQDVVLEPGVLVRGRTRVGQGTVVGAYSVLQDADVPAGAVVAPHSQLDGKEPQTSAAVDQARH
- a CDS encoding ribose-phosphate diphosphokinase encodes the protein MTGIITSGEKRLVIVSGRAHPQLAADVAAELGTQVLSSTSYDFANGETYVRFNESVRGCDVFVMQSHGDRVNDWLMEQLIMVDALKRASAKRISVVAPFFPYARQDKKHLGREPISARLVADLYKQAGADRLMSVDLHTSQEQGFFDGPWDHLWAQPVLVDYIRGRVDPANTTVVSPDAGRIRVAERWASSLGGTPLAFVHKTRDITRPNESVANRVVGEVAGRSCVLVDDMIDTGGTIAKAVKVLLDSGAKDVIVAATHGVLSGPAVDRLSTSGAREVVITDTLPIAEAKRFKQLTILPIAPLLARAIRAVFDDGSVTSLFDTAGV